In Aspergillus flavus chromosome 3, complete sequence, one genomic interval encodes:
- a CDS encoding Yippee/Mis18 translates to MGLAYNVYLTSNKIFGCKQCKTHLADYDDIISRNFRGQHGKAYLFNNVVNITQSEAVERSMTTGRHIVRDIACRQCRETVGWKYDKAYETSEKYKEGKFILEEELLCVVC, encoded by the exons ATGGGTCTCGCGTATAACGTCTACCTCACTTCCAATAAGATTTTTGGATGCAAGCAGTGCAAGACGCACCTTGCGGATTATGACGATATCATCAGCAGA AACTTCCGTGGCCAGCACGGCAAAGCGTATCTATTCAACAACGTCGTCAACATCACGCAATCCGAAGCGGTGGAGCGTAGCATGACCACTGGGAGGCATATCGTTCGAGACATCGCTTGCAGACAATGCAGGGAAACGGTAGGGTGGAAGTACGACAAGGCATATGAGACCAGCGAGAAGTACAAGGAGGGCAAATTCATcctggaagaagagcttctGTGCGTGGTGTGCTAA
- a CDS encoding putative alcohol dehydrogenase (alcohol dehydrogenase), which translates to MLEILADESVGGNSPTVIINRGAKKMQWPFIGCGGLGFSKTAHFTCFDSMTQLCEEDIPCIHLPPQHRSVYKMSTENKMRAVVFHSPYKVAVEERPIPKIQDSGDIVVKVTYTALCGSDLHTFRGIEPAGTGFVMGHEVTGEVVEVGSGVKSIQKGDMVVSAFTTSCGECFYCKQGFSSRCEKSVLFGCDHLDGAQAEYVRIPNADGTVMKAPEGVEEKYLVLMADIFPTGYFAASNAFKGYTPEQISEQTVVLIGCGPVGLCALINALEFKPKHLLAVDSIPSRLELARSLGAEPWNFQQDREGLDKRVKELTNGRGADAVIEVVGLSPALRTGFDLLRPWGTISSVGVHNGEIPWAGNDAYDKNLRIQMGRCPVRSVSPQALDVLKKNQHKLGFMADKIMPLSQAVEGYELFNAMKVQKVIFKAGE; encoded by the exons ATGCTTGAAATTTTAGCTGATGAGAGTGTTGGGGGTAACAGCCCCACAGTTATCATAAATCGAGGGGCAAAGAAAATGCAGTGGCCGTTTATCGGATGTGGGGGTCTTGGTTTCTCCAAAACGGCACATTTTACGTGCTTCGATTCAATGACCCAACTCTGCGAAGAAGACATTCCTTGTATACACCTTCCTCCACAACATAGATCAGTCTACAAGATGAGCACGGAAAACAAGATGCGCGCGGTGGTGTTTCACAGCCCTTATAAAGTGGCCGTTGAAGAACGACCAATCCCCAAGATCCAAGATTCGGGAGATATTGTCGTTAAAGTAACATATACTGCGCTTTGTGGAAG TGATCTCCACACATTTCGTGGAATTGAACCCGCCGGTACGGGGTTCGTTATGGGCCATGAAGTTACTGGTGAGGTTGTTGAAGTCGGAAGTGGCGTTAAATCCATTCAGAAGGGTGATATGGTCGTGAGTGCTTTTACGACTTCTTG TGGCGAATGTTTTTACTGCAAGCAAGGGTTCTCCTCTCGCTGTGAGAAGAGTGTGCTTTTCGGGTGTGATCATTTGGATGGAGCACAGGCCGAATAC GTCCGCATCCCAAATGCAGACGGAACGGTGATGAAAGCCCCCGAAGGTGTCGAGGAAAAATACCTCGTGCTCATGGCAGACATTTTCCCGACGGGCTACTTTGCGGCCAGCAATGCCTTCAAGGGATACACCCCGGAGCAAATCTCCGAGCAGACAGTCGTACTAATCGGCTGCGGACCGGTCGGACTCTGCGCACTGATCAATGCCCTGGAGTTCAAGCCCAAGCATCTCCTTGCTGTGGACTCCATTCCGTCAAGACTTGAGCTCGCAAGATCCCTTGGGGCAGAGCCTTGGAACTTCCAGCAAGACCGGGAAGGGTTGGACAAGCGGGTGAAAGAGCTGACGAATGGAAGGGGTGCAGACGCTGTGATTGAAGTAGTTGGTTTGAGCCCGGCACTGAGGACAGGCTTTGATCTGCTGCGTCCTTGGGGGACGATCAGTAGCGTCGGAGTTCACAATGGAGAA ATTCCATGGGCTGGAAACGATGCATATGACAAGAATCTGAGAATCCAAATGGGTCGATGCCCCGTGAGGTCGGTATCACCTCAAGCGTTGGATGTCTTGAAAAAGAACCAACATAAACTAGG ATTCATGGCGGACAAGATCATGCCACTGTCTCAAGCTGTAGAAGGCTATGAGCTTTTCAATGCAATGAAAGTTCAGAAGGTGATTTTCAAAGCCGGAGAATAA